A stretch of DNA from Coccidioides posadasii str. Silveira chromosome 4, complete sequence:
ATCATATTACTGGTACTGAAGCTTTGTTTGACACTCGAGTCAATGGTAAATTTCCCAAAACAAACCCCTTGACATTTTAAACGGCTGTTCATATTTAATTATGTGAATTAGGAGCACCGAACTTGTTGCAGGTAGTAAGCGAGCGTAGGGAAGGTCCAACGCATTCCTCTTCAACAGCGGATTTGTCTAAAGATTCGACCGCTAGAATTCAAAACAAAGAGAAGAATTCCGCCGGTTTGGTGTCGCAGAAGCCCATACGCACCCCGTCCATCTTCGATACTCCGCCTTCAGCGGCCCCCTCTGATGTCAAGACCGCGACCAACGCCGTATTTCAAACTAATAGCTCAGCCCCTGCTCCGTCGACTAAAAAATTCGACATTTCCGGGACTTGTATGGAAAGCTCTGGAGCCACAAAAACCGCGGCACTAGCAACTTCAAAATCGACCTCCCTCTTCTCCAATTCTTCTATGTTCTCATTCCCAAGAGATGTTGCAAACTTGGGAAACGATTCCCCTGGTACCAAGGAGGACCCATCTGGATTCCCCCCAAGACACTCTGGGGGTTTTCAATACTCCGGAAAGCCGTTTGGGGACGTTAAAACTGTCTCTGGTTCTGGATTTGGATCCACCCCAGAGACTGGCGGATTTTCATTTGGCAATCCTGTAGTATCAGCAGCAGCACCGAAACCACACTCCGGCTTTGGCAGACCAAGGGAAGAAACGCCCAGTACCAAAGGCTTGGGCAATGGGTAGGTAAGAATGTGCCGCGATCACCAGGGCCTTTTGCCTTTGGCTTCCTCCGCCTGGTGGACATTACGTTGTAGCTTCTCGACTCTTGCAGTATAGAAAGATGATTTCATCAACTTTGGAGGCAGTTAACTAATTGATGGGCACTACACAGGCCGTACTTTGAAGAACGTCCCACTTTATACAATGGCATTTGCACTGATTACTTCTACTCCATTACAAGCCTCTTGACAAACAATTCATTCGAGGTCAGCTGACATTTATTATAAAGCCCCTTCCATCTAAAAGCACTCGTCTCACCATATATCACGACCTTTTCCATCCGGAGCACCCAATTATATCTCCGACGCATTCACTAATGTCTAATGTGGAAATAGGAATTAAGGCTTGCGGATTACGCGCTTGAGGGTTTGTCGCCCTCATGAAGTGCCAGGGAAACAAGGGTAATACctttctcttttcacaactTCAATACTCTTTTCTCTACTGTCTTCGCTGCATTCTGTTCCCGCGCGTCTTTGACACTATATGTCATTTAGTTATCCGCACCAGTGACTATGataaaaagaatatatttcAAATCCAATTTTTACCACCAACGGAGATAACGATACTAGAAAGGAAAGGGTAAGGCAGAGAGATTCCCCGGGAGATTTCTGAGCCGGTAATACCCTGTCTATCTAATGCACGTAAGGGATGTCAAAAGGGTCCAGTCCCTGTTTGTAGACAAGATTTACAttgtttttccctttccCGGTCATAACTTTTAACCTCCTGTATCCTTTATATTTGATATACTTCATAACAGCCAAACTTTGGAACTGGCTTCCATACGGTCCTGCACAGACCAGCGGCGTTCACTGCTTAAGGATGGGCTTCAATGTACGGTATATATAAGACGTGCCGTCGGTGGATTATGTTCCGTTCTTAACAATGTAACTATGCCATTGCTGTGGCTTATGTGTTGTAGTGACGATGGGAGCACAGTCCCAACAAGGGCTGTCATCACGGCGCTGCCCCTGTGGGAAGTTCAGGGTCCTGGTTGTGGCCGTTGtgtgtttcctttttcctttttagtGGAGTCGTGAGAGCAACGATAATGCTGAtttgagtacggagtagcgcCAGTTTCTACCTCCAGAATGTTTACGGAATTTAGTTAATAGTTACATTTCCGAGAGTCTGGTTCAACTTCTGCAGTGCATCAGAAACATAATATAACAACCACCCACAGTGAACACAGCATGGAGCAAGTTGGACCTTGCTTCGGGGCCGTGCTATTGACACAGGTAGGCCTGATTTGAACTACTTGGGTCCTACGTTccccttttttatttttatttttatttttatttttatttttattttttttttggaaggGTGTGCACGGTTGATTGAGTCTGAAAACCGATTCCATTGCTCGATCCAAGTTACGGCCGCCATCCGTAGATGTATTGGCGGTCATTATCTCACCCTGCCCGGGATCATATCAACAACTATTTCCACTTTCACTTTCTCTCACCTGAAAATTCTGAAACTGCAGTAGTGTTTGGCGCGCGGGATCTTCATCTCTCTCTGGAAGCTTGTTtgacacaaaaaaaaaaaataataaataaaaaaatgaAAGGAAGGGGGGGGTATAGTTACAACTCGATAGGCGAATAATCGATCACCTTGTGCATCATTTAAAACGAAGTAAAAATAGCAAATGGGGGAACTGAGGGACTATTATGCCTTAAAGTGCACCCTGGCACAACTCCCTAAGAAATATGACTCGAGGCAGCCTTCTCCTCGTCTTTGAATTCGGCGAAAACCCTGTCCTCTGCCGGCGCCACACCCATCCTTTCAGCCTCCTCGAGGCTAAACGTTCCGAACTGGTCAACATCGTCGATTTCGCCAAGCCCAGGCGGCGGAAACACCTTGTTGACCAAGATATAAACAACAAAACTGATAGCGAACCCGAGAGGGTATGCCAAATTGTACAGCTTGACGCATGCTTGGGGCACGGGGATCGATGGGTTGATGGCATTAACAAAACCCGGAAGCTGTGGTGCAAAGCCAACAACCCAAGCAGCAAAGGCACGAGGATTGATCCCATGCCAGAAATAATAGATGCCTTCAGGACGAGGGTGATATAGGTCGGACAGCTTGATCTTGCGAGATCGAACCACCCAATATTCACTGATCATCATGCCGCACATGGGTCCGAGGAAGACAGAATACGCTGACAGGACGTTGATGAATGTGCCGGCGGAGGAGAGAAGTTCCCAAGGGCAGAGGGCAATGGAGATGACAAGGCCGATATACGCCCCACGTCGGATGTTGATGAACTTGGGCAGTAAGCCACTGAGGTCCATACCGGCGGAGAAAGCGTTATCGATCGTGTTGATCGCGAGCTGACACACAACCAGGCCGGTCCCTGCGAAGAAGGCTCCGGCGCGCGATTTGGCGTTGTAATCCGCTTCCAACCACATGAGAGCCACGTCCGGGGGGTTCCACAGAGCAACTCCGTATATCTTCTGCGTCGCGGAGGAGACGAGACAGCCGAGGGTGGGCATGATGGATCCAAGGAGAACGATGGAGAACCACTGTCCAAAGACTTGATCTCCGGGTTTGGTTGCAAATCGGGAATAGTCCGGCTGATTCGTCAACCCGACGGCGATGCCCCCGACCACGGTGGTGATGCCGTTCACGATCGACCAGCCCAGCTCGCTGGAGGAACTCGTCGTGGAAGGCTGTGTGAGGAGGGGGCCAGCTCCATGTGCGGCGGTAAGGGCCCAGATCGTCATTCCCACGAGCGTGATAAAGGAGATCGAGTTCATGACGTAAAAAAGACGCTTTGTCCTCTCCGGTGGGAGATATAGGATCGGAATGGTAAGCACGTTGTAGACCACCCATCCGGTGAATTGTTTGGTGGTCATGTGTGCTGATTCCGGGAAGGTGTTCTCCATGCGATGGAAACCCGAGAAGATGGAGGCGAGGATGGCGGTTACGCACAGGCCGCCGGTCCAGGATTGAACTGCAAACCACACGACGGAGAGCAGGATTCGCTGGAGGAGAGCCAGGTACGAGCCGTAGATACCCCAGACCACGCGAGAATAGACGGGAAAGCCGATATGCCACTCGGCCCCCACGAAACCGTTGAAGACCGCAACTGCGGCGATGATGATCTTTCCAACGATAACGGCGATAACAGTCTGCCAGACGCTGAGGCCGAAAGCGACGAGTGAGGAGCCACTCTGCCAATTACTCAGGGCAATCTGGTTGATGGCCCAGAAGGACAGGAAGGCGTATACATTCCATGTCCTCCGGCGAGGAGGCAAGGGACGAATATCATCGTTGATCCAAACTGAAGATGTCGTTTCTTTGGAGGTGGGAACATAGAGGAACTCGACCACCCTACGAAAAGACATGATGGGAtggaggaaaaaaaaaaaaagaagaagaagaagggagaaACGATGTCGACACTGCTAGGTAGCGTAGCAATGCGATTTGATTACGGGGGAGGGAGACAACGTCCCCTCGGGAAGCGAGTGGAGAGGAGGAGGCAGCATTTATGAATACTTTTTTCCCGGTGTCGCTGGGAGGACGTGTCTACGGAGCTATCTCTTGAAGCTATCGCTTGGAGGCGAGACGGGGCGGAAAGGCTCTATTCCGTGTAGATGGAGaaacccccccccctcttGGAGAAAGTCTGGGAGACAGGAGAAGGGACCAAACCCAAAAAGAGGCTGGGGACCCTGATAAGGA
This window harbors:
- a CDS encoding uncharacterized protein (EggNog:ENOG410PGDU~COG:P~TransMembrane:13 (o38-57i69-94o100-120i127-150o170-187i194-216o236-255i276-306o326-346i367-385o391-415i436-457o477-496i)), whose amino-acid sequence is MSFRRVVEFLYVPTSKETTSSVWINDDIRPLPPRRRTWNVYAFLSFWAINQIALSNWQSGSSLVAFGLSVWQTVIAVIVGKIIIAAVAVFNGFVGAEWHIGFPVYSRVVWGIYGSYLALLQRILLSVVWFAVQSWTGGLCVTAILASIFSGFHRMENTFPESAHMTTKQFTGWVVYNVLTIPILYLPPERTKRLFYVMNSISFITLVGMTIWALTAAHGAGPLLTQPSTTSSSSELGWSIVNGITTVVGGIAVGLTNQPDYSRFATKPGDQVFGQWFSIVLLGSIMPTLGCLVSSATQKIYGVALWNPPDVALMWLEADYNAKSRAGAFFAGTGLVVCQLAINTIDNAFSAGMDLSGLLPKFINIRRGAYIGLVISIALCPWELLSSAGTFINVLSAYSVFLGPMCGMMISEYWVVRSRKIKLSDLYHPRPEGIYYFWHGINPRAFAAWVVGFAPQLPGFVNAINPSIPVPQACVKLYNLAYPLGFAISFVVYILVNKVFPPPGLGEIDDVDQFGTFSLEEAERMGVAPAEDRVFAEFKDEEKAASSHIS